A region of the Ctenopharyngodon idella isolate HZGC_01 chromosome 2, HZGC01, whole genome shotgun sequence genome:
AGCACCCGTAGACATACATTGATTTTCAATCATATTGCTGAAGAAGAACACCATCATACAGGCATATATctaacaaaaagaaacaaatccCATCAAATAAGCGTTGCTGCAGCTAGTTTGGTTGTacacatttaatgtttaaatactaTATTTTGTGGATAGTTTATACATTACTTATTTTTCTAATTAAAACATGCTGAATGCTGAAGATTAATATGTTCTTTTTTGTCTACATTTTAGGAATTGCACATTAAAAGTCAGATGAACATTAACATGAGAGCTTGTTCTTTGGTCTCTTGAGTATTACATTCTCTCCTATAAATGCAGACAACACTGAGGTGACAAAGTTAAAGACTAATGAGGTCCGTGGGGAAAAAGTCTGTATTTGAACCCATGTTGGATCTTCAATCTTACCTACTACTAAAAGAGCTTGTAGTTAAGGACCAGGATTTAAACCCCCAAAAGAAAATGTCTCAACAAAAGGTCTTGCCTTATTCTCCTGACTCCAAACCCAGATGCCTGGAGCCTGCATACCAAACAGGGCAAATGGATCTTTGCCTAGAATGATCACTCCAATTAAAAACAGCTTAAACATAGACATAAAGGAAGCAATGTGCCtggaggaaagaaaaaaagaaaaaaaggacacTATATAAatagttacacacacacatatatatatatatatatatatatatattataaattaatattatatattaataaaattaaaataaatgaaaaaaaaaaaattgctattgttttatttacatacGCATTCCAGGCCACGGGGCTAGTAGGAATGTAAACGTGACTATGTAACAATGAGCAGTGATGTGTAAAACATTACCTGTAGATAGGCAGTGGAAGGTAGTTCTCTCCTTCTATGCGGATGTCTGGGTACCGCTGGTACAAAACCTGCGTGTACTCCTCAAACACCCGCTTGTATCCTCAGGAGACACTGCAGTCAACAAACAAGATGAAGAAACACCTCAGAGAGCCTTTTCTTCACTTCCACAGAGTGACATTTAATACAACTGCACTGTTGTACTGTAGCTATATAAGCAATGATTTGCATTTCAGATTGATAAACGACCTGGCAATGGATACTAGATATTATAGCAGCatcaaatgtgctttataaataaataaaagctgcATTATTAAACGTGCAGCAGTTCAAAAGTGCAAGCACACAGACAGACTCGCTAATGGACTAATCCTCAAATGAGAGCTCTCCACTTAACACCGGATTACTAGCAGATTATACCATCCTGCTGAGGTTGCTTGAGAGACTGCTTGTGCCATATGAGACAAATTAACACTTGTTTGTGCATACCGTAACAGAACAGTTTCTCTGCCATGTTAATCACCACAAGCAGTATCAACACACTCAATGTCATTGTACACTGAACGGCCTGTTCCGGGGACCGACCGACCGAGATAAAAGTGTCCAAACCCTCACTCACCAAATCTGGAATTTGAGAAGTGGACCAGTGGCAAACTGCATCTTCATCTTCTTTACGCCATTGTTATCCGCAGAGGCACTGTAAAGAGAACAGGCCCATAATATTACAACCGAAAGAGGCAACCAACGCATCTTCCCCCACGACTATCGGTTACTGAACTGAAAGCAGGAAGTGGACTACTGAATTTCATACGGGTTATCCTGGAAGCGACGCTGTGATTGGTTCGTGACTGACGGGAAGTCCGTCCCATTTCCACGAGTCGGTTCTTTTGAACAGTTCGTTTCAACGAACCAGCACcggttaaaaaaaagtaatttacgTCATCACGCAATTGCGTTACTCATGACGTGAACCTGATATCTCGGCGTGGCAAACGTTTTGGTTGGCTTGAGAATctaccttcatttttttttttattattaaactaattCAAATTTAGCACTCAAATTTAACTTAAAACTACTTACAAATTTTTTATAGGCTTTCTGAAtccaaaaagatttttttttttttttatctagttgTAAATTCAAATGTCTCAGTTTAGTTAATTGCAAACAACACTAACGGTCAAacgtttggaataattaagatgtttttaaattaagtcttttatgctcaccaaagcacttaattattattaaaagcacGTAATATTGTGATTATTGCGATTTAACCTTAATTATTCTagacttttgactggtagtttacataatataaagtaattaaaacaTTCATATTTCATCAATCATACAGTAAATCAACTCACTCGTCGGTTCTCGGCTCACTGCGAGGGTACGTCCGAATCGTGAAAGAGTGGGTCTGTTCCAATGCCCACTGGGACAGGCCCAATTCAGGCTGTTTCTGCAAACCGGTTCAAtccattcattaaaaagattcgACTCAAAAGAACAATTCGTTCACAAATTGAACAtcacatttgttgttgttgttttttctagAAATAGTGTGACATTGTTTTAAAACTCATATCCATTAATTGgcatgtaatgtaaaaaaaacaacaacaaaaaaaccaaacaaataaaaaccaaaaacaaattttaacaCCACAGACAGTGCAAAAATCCAAGATTTACATGCCAATCTAATGTCTTCATTAATATGAACTATTTATATAAGCCGTTTGACAACACTATGTAAGGTCGTTACcgaattttaaaaaacaaatttagaAAATGTAGCGTTGACGTTTATTACCAGCTTTTTTCAAAAGGCGGGGTCCAAGCATCAGTCCATTTGCAAACTTCCGGTGTGGGCGGAACTTATATTCTGAGTACGTAGACAAAAATCGACGTAGTTTTCTCTTCATCCTCACTAGTAGTTTGTGTTGTGTTCGTCATATTTGTGACTGACCAGCTCCCTTTTCCAACACACCAGTATTTGCAACGATGGTCGCCAAACAGAGGATTCGTATGGCCAACGAGAAACACAGCAAAAACATCACCCAGAGAGGCAACGTCAAATCGTCGGTATGACATCCCTTCACGATGTTCAATAGTGTAACCGCAGAAGtgaaatgaaattaatgtaATGTGTTAACATGGCtgagtaattttaataaattgataTGAGTTATGGTTTATCTTTCTTTGTAGTGAAATATTGTTCTTATATTGCAGTATGCTTTTGTCGCTAAAGCCCACTGCACTACTACAATTAAATAATGCACGATTGAAACTGATTTGAATGTAAATTCACACAGAGAAACGTGAGTGATGATAAAGTTTCGGTGGGACCGTGGCTCTTGGCACTTTTCATCTTTGTTGTTTGCGGCTCAGGTGAGTGAACATACCAATACTAAAGATTAACAAGTGATCTATTGTATCGTATACCAAATGATAAACACGTTAATTTGAatactattttgtttttatacgAGCTGGTGTTGCACTTTTTATTGCGTCCAAGATATGTAGACAAAGCTGACCTCCACTCAGTTTTTTGGCACACTGAAACCTTGCACTGCAGTGAAGGCCGAGATAATAATGCACACTATTTACATGGACAAGGCTGGACTGATAGCATGACTTTATCTGTTCATTTTTCACGGGGTACAACACGTGGATTTGCAGGTGTTGTTACTCTCAAAACAGCATTGAAGAACATTGCCAACAAAActgcttaaagtcaccatgaaatcgaattaaaaaaaaaaaaaaaattatggaatactgcaatatttataataatgatttatccatgcacatcatcattattgttattattattatttttaattaatgtgccCTTATAATCTTTAATCCAAATAACTTACCCTCTCTCTTGAAACCTCTCATCtttgatgacgtgtttactagcgtgagggtggggcaacctgtcactctcatgagatcgaccaatagaaAACCACAACCGTCCAATGAATTCaaaggctgaatcccaaatggcacacttctatgcactttcggtcttgtggacttacaatggctgctgcGTGTGCGTGTCtattaagtccacgagaccgtatgtcccattcatcattttaggtttcagaagggtgctcgcgagcgccccccTTTGCAGCCGCTATgtgccctcgatgcgcacttcagtTGAGCCCGCAAGTCTGCGAGCTACACAGAagactttacccggcagtcaaagcggcattacgtcatgAAAGTGCAGACTCAggggaagaccgtgagggtttagggtgccatttgggaccgGGCCAAAGTCATGTCTtgcattaaattttttattgaGAAGGCGTTTCACTTAGATATATGTCCCAGTAGgcaagaaaagactattgcaacttctgtttcttGTACTCACAGGAATAGTAATGGATCTCCTTGCCAGCTGGCTCAGATCACCAAATTTTTTTAAGACATACAGTtggttaaaaggttagttcactcaaaaatgaaaattctgtcatcatttactcaccttcatgtcgttccaaacccataagactttcattcatcttcagaacacaagatGAAGATTATTTAATacaatctgagagctttctgtccctccattgaccgTTCAAACAACTACtattttgatgcttcaaaaagttaataaagaaattgtaaaactaatccatatgtatCGAGTGGTTTAGtttaaattttctgaagagacacaatcactttatatgatgaacggATTCATGaacaggcttttattcacatataaacatttatcactGAACTTGCTTGATGAGTaaaaacaaacctcattggttcttgcggaagctcataCGTGCTGTGTggcacatgagaatgaacctcattggttcttacacgtcaagcaagcatgtttgagcttctgtttaccacaactgaagTGTGCGATGATgaatgtttgtatgtatgtatgtaaataaaagcctaaattcagtatGTTCATCATATAGATAGAGTGATCATGTCTCTTTGGAAAATTTGGAATGGACCGTTCAATGCATATGGACTtgtttacgatctctttatgaactttttgaaacgtcaaagtggtagttgcgtagggacagaaatctctcagattttattaaaaatatatttgtgttccgaaggtaaagtcttatggttttgaaatgacataagagtgtgtaaatgatgacagaacttccATTTTCTTAGTAAACTAACCTTTAAAATGATATAGTGTTTTTGACAATGTCATAAACGGCTCTATCCGGACTTAATGTGGCATTTGCTCTGACCTGGGTTTCTTCCACTTCTAGCAAGATCTGTACCCCGTTGCCTTGTTTGCATTGAACGaatgacatttctgtccaaTGATTTCAGGTCATCTTGTTCTCTGTTTGACTGCCCTAACTTTTGTGCTGTGGATGATTTTGCAATCTTTTAATCTGATTCGACCCAGAAAGCATAGGTTTACTCTGTTAGAGTTGGCGCTCTTTGGgaaaatctgtttatttttggAAGGAACATAAATAGCTCAATGGCCCATTATACCCCTTTATGTTGTTATAAACCTTGACTTCACCAAGTTCAGGTTTTCAAtattcttcctcctcctcatcttTTCCAATCTGAATGTCACTCTGAGcgtcattgtttttttgttttttttctctcctcagCAATATTCCAGATCATTCAGAGCATTCGAATGGGCATGTAAAGAGGACCAATGATGTCTCAACTATCCACTCCTTGCCACTTCCACATACTGCACCCAACTTTGCCAAGGAGTTTTTCTAAAAGgctttttgttgattttattgatttatcttCTTCTGTGAGGTGCAACAATCCTGTCATTCCTCTCTGGTGCCtttttaatgaagaaaaatCAAAAAGCCATAAAATTGCATTCCTATCAATTGTAATGTTATCTTCTGTCAATCTACcttgatgtaatgtaaaaatCTTGATATGTCGCAAGGAGTGATGTGATTTGTAACGCCTGACTTCTCGATCATTCCTGAAATAATTGtgcaaaaatgatttaatgtgtTATTGTTTGGTTTTTGGACCCCAGAACACTTAACCATTTTGTAGTTTGCACAGGATGAAATATTACGAATGAAAAGCCAGTCAGCTCATCTAAATCACAAATCACACCTTGTATTACTTTTCTTTTATCTGTTTTCTTAATTTAATAGCTGCCTTCTTTCTTCCAGAATATGAAACTTCAACCTGAATAATGTAGTTCTCTGGCACATATTCTTGTTATTGTGGTACAATTTACCGTAATAAAATGAGGCTTAGCAGAAATTCAGCTTTTCTCAGAACAGATGATGTTATAGTCATGTGTCATGATAGCGTAATGGAGGAAGAGGAACAAAGCTGGACTAAAATAAACtcttaaaagataaaaaaaacatgcgttttactaaaatgtattgtaatgtttttatcaaaaatgtacGCAGTTTAATCAACAGTTATTTGTTTCAGTTATGTTACTCATTAAATCTGCAAGCAGGTATTTATTGGTTACATTTACCCATGAAAAGACTGGTAGAGCAAAGAGATTGAAAGGCATTCATAGTTTGTTTGAATTAACACGCCAACAAAACAGTAAAGTGTCATAAAAGTGTAATCTAGTAGGTTGAATGAAACAAACTGTCTGAGCTGTTTACACTAGCTTAAAATGAGGAACAATTTACTCGCCAGAAATTTGCTGACTAAAGTCTGAGGTTGAGGAAAATGTCAGCGGTGTCAAACCTGTAAAACGGAAATCGGTCCAGGCCTGTGATTGATTGCATTTTAATTGTCATTTCTTCACTGTTTAGATGAATAATATTGGCTTGTTTAGATGGATAAGCAATGCCAAAGACAGCATCATTCAAAGATATCCAGTGCTTAACATTTTGACTTGCcaattgtaaagtgttgcacaATGGGAATCGATACAGAGCTGATTACATAACAAGATGTGAATGTTCTTTATTCTGGTGTAAATTCAGCATTTCATTCGTTAAAAACAAAGATAAGTGGCATTTtgatttttactgtagcatCATTTAAGCATGCTGCTGATGAAATGCTGTGAGTGTGTTACGTTGTACTTACGTAATGCCAGTGTGGAATGAATTCTCCGTACTAACAACTCTAGCAAGTAACATTTTATAAGTAAcgtttaaaatgtttagtacAGAAAGACcaacttattttgattaaaattgtTACATAGTATCGTGCTGTTAAAAATCTTCTCTCCCTTCTAAAATTAAGCACCCAGGCAGTTATTTCTATAGaattattatagtaataaggattttttttttttttttatgaaaattagtcctcaatgtGTTAACCCGTTTTTATTTATCAAGAGTGTCGAGACTGTTCAGGATTgataaagtataataaaatataaaataaaatattaaggaTACATTAAACAGATAAACATTTACTTGCAGTTCTAAACAGAATGGTATGAACTTGTTTTTATAGACGCTACTTGAGTCTCCGCAAGGTGGCGGTGTAGAGCCGTCAGTTCTCTATTACTTTCATTGGCTTCGAAGAAGAGCGGAACCGCTGTTGTCAGAGGTGTTGCTGTGGAGACAACACGAAGTCAGGCAAGacaaataatgaattaattttcttATTAACAGTTACCAACTCAAGTTATTAGCTCCGTATTTCCGTGTATAGAAATCTTTGGTCAAACTTAAGCGAACTAACGCTGATTACAACAGTCTGTGAATGTTTCAGCTTGCATTAGCAGGTCAGTTAACGTTAGTTCAAAGTTTGCATCGTTACGTTATactgacaaaaaacaaacatgcaaaatgtaattttggcGCAGATATGTCACGCTTGCATACCTGTTTTGCATGAGGACCAGATTTTCCTGTTAGTAGGGGACGTTGGGGAAAGATGCCCTCTGGGGCAAGATTATCATATTTTTCCCACTGTATCATGACACAAAATCTCATCTCAGCACACATCAAACTCAATTTTGTCATTGCATCTGGATATCAACATCTGTGAGATTTAGTCGGTCAAGTTAATTTatctaatttttaaaatattgcattatgtttttgtgtgtacttGTTAATGAAGAATTTCTGGACACACGACTGTAGATTTTGgagtaaaaaaatgttttaattttgaagtgaaaAGATAATATTAGACCCTTGGGGTAagatgaattaaattaataattccaTAAATTAGATGAACATTTCAGACACCTTTTGCTTTTCATTAAAACATAtaagccatatatatatatatatatatatatatatatatatataaattttgctTTCAGATGAACCTCTTTTACTGATATCATGTTATCATTGGTTATTCAATTATTCAACTAAttgtaaaaacacaattttaaataCAGTAGTTGATTcagtattttacattaatgacaCTTTAATAGATATAGGCTACAGTAAATATTAGAATATAAAATGATATCAGATCAAGTGATTTATACATTCTGCAGAAGTTTACCCAGGGGGGTTTCTTGCCGAAGTTAGTGggataaataactaaaataacaaatgtttctgTTTAGTTCCCTTAATAACACATTGGCTGATATGTAATGACCCTGCATATGCTAAACCTATATTCAAatatgttacaatttaaaagtaaacGGCAACGCACATTGTTCTTGCATATTCCCCCATCTTACCCTAGACAGGTGTTCAGTACAGGTGTTCGAATGTTCGATAATAAAGTTCTCATGTGTTTATTTCTTGTCTTTGTGCATCTATAGGCATTATACGATGTCTTCATCACTGATTGATGTTTAGAGACACTCTCCAGCCCAGTCTGAACTCACTATGCTTCAAGCAGAGACCCTCCAGCTGCTGTGCCTCACAGCCTCCAGTGGGGTCCCTCTGTTCTCACGAGGCTCCACCAAGCAGCTTCCCTTTTCCATCATCGGCTCCCTAAACGGTGTCCATATGTTTGGTACCGGCCACGGGGCTCAGTTATCGAGCTGTGAGACAGATCGAGGCAGCCGTGTGGTTTGGGGGGTCTTTCAGGAGAGCCTGATGCTGATTGCGGTGAGTGGCAGCGGGGGCTCCGCCATCAGTGAGCTGCAGTTGCGCCGCCTGCTGGAGAACGTGTGGAACTGCATGGTCATGGTCCTGGGACAGGACGAGCTGGCAAACATACGCAACGTGGAGCGGTTAAAACGAGAGTTGCGCTCTTGCTACCGCCTGATCGACATGCTCTTGGAGCGCGTCAGTGACGATCAGGGCTTTATGGGAGATCTGACACAATGTGCTGACTGCTTGCTTCCCTCCAACTCCGGCTTGCTTCAGGAAGCTCTAGACTCCTTCGCCCAAGCGGCGGAAAGCGAATTTGGCTGCCTGCTAGTGCACGGACGTGTGGCACAGGCCACGGAGAAATGGTGGTCTCGACTGACTTCCCAGGAAGTTGTTGTGCTCTCAATCCTGGTGCACTCACTTTCTAGTGCATCGTCATGTGACTACCCGGTCTTCCTGCCCCAAGGCAGTCCCACCGTCGCCATTCGCTTGCTCAGTTTCCAACTGCTTCCTGGGGTTCACGTGTGCATCCTTTGTGGCCCCAAACCCTCTCTGTACAAGGCGGAGAATGAGCTTGTGAGTCGTTTTTGGTCTACTTTGGTGGAGAATCTACGCATCTGCATGGAGCAGGCCGACCGTTCCACTCTTCCTCCGTCTGTGAGTCTTCGCTGGGACGTCCAGGCTCTTTTGCTCATCAACCGTGAATCTCGACGTGCGGTCACCGTCTGCCCTAGGGTTCGTGGTGGTGCTCCTGTGGAGGCTGTGCCTCTTCTTTCATCAGAAAGGCGCTTGGAGCTCCTTCGCCTTTTTTACACATTTGCCATGACCCGATATTTTACCTCGCAGGAGACATCAGTCTCACCAGCCTCACCTACCTCGGAGGATTTTTCTCAGGGATTTACCCACGTCCCTGTGCAGTGCTACCTTGTGACTGATGAGTGTAAGTGTTATGGCCTGCAGAGTCCCCAACACCAGCTCTTCCTCCTCATGGATCTCTCTGTGCCAACATTTGCCTTGCGTACGGTGGCTACACAGACTCTCTCTGCGATTACTGCTGCAACTGGTTTTTAGGACATCGATTTGCTCCTGTATGGAATACTGAACCAGGTACCAGACCTACTGGATTTGTAAACATGAACCGTTCAggcattaaagggataattcatcAAAAAGTGAAAgttatgtcattattttctcaccTACATTGTTGCATAACCTGTTTTACTTTGTTTCTTCTGAAAAATGctaaagaagacattttgaaaaatgtttcagctgtttttttgttttttttatccaaactttttttgtatGGAAAAACTCACCAAGACATTTtaccaaatatcttcttttgtgtttcccagaagaaagaaatatatacgggtttggaacaacatgagggtgagtaaatgataacagaattttaatttttgggtgaactaaccctttaaccattaagtaaaagggatagttcacccaaaaattaaaattctgtcatcatttactcaccctcatgttgttccaaacccataagactttcgttcatcttcagaacacaagatgaagattattttttaataaaatctgagagatttctgttcctccatagacagctacgcaactgacactttgatgctttcaaatgttcataaagagattgtaaaactaatccatatgaattgagcggttcagtccaaattttctgaggAGACACGATCGTTTCATATGttgaaaaatgtacatttaggcttttattcacatataaacattgatcagagaacataaacagtacctgcttgacgcgtgagaacaaacctcattggttcttgctgaagctcaaatgtgctgcgtgacacatgagaatgaacctcattggttctcacatgtCTAGCGAGCATGCTTGAGCTTTCGTTTACCATAACTAATGTGTGtgatgatgaatgtttatatgtgaataaaagcctaaatttaatctgtttagcatataaagcaatcgagtctcttcagaaaatgtgttcAATTCATATGATCTagttttctgatctctttatgaacattttcatGCATCAAAGTGGGAGTTGCTTAGCTGTCTATGGACGCTCggattttatttaatatatcctcatttgtgttccgaagttgaatgaaagtcttacgggtttggagaAACATATGGGTGAGTAAACTTTTTtctgtgaactatccctttaagcttgtGCCTGGTTGCATATTAATCAAAAGGagatttttttggtaacactttacaacaggGGTCAATTTGTTAGCATTAGACATCATCAAACTAAACATGAGCAGCAATTGTGCACCATTTATTAATACCTTTAATGTAATGATCATTATAATGTTAGAATGTTAAGTTTTGCATCTACTAATAAAAGTGTTGTTAATTGTTAATGTTTGTTCACAATAAAGTACAATAAACTTACATTCATTTatactttaaactttttttaagatGTTCAAAATATAGTAGTAGATACTGAAATGAACAATAGCAGATTTGTAGTAGATTAAAAGAGTGTTTATGTTTAATGTAGTTtgcattaatgttaactaattgaACCTTATTTTAAGTGTTGCCAGTCCCATTTTGTGTTCTTACTGCATACTTCCTTAGGAGCCAGaataacagtaaaattacaGGATTTAAACAAATGAGATTCTGTGAATCAAAATATGGACACACAAGCACTTACTGACTGTACTGTATGACTGTTTATGTAAAACATTCACACTGTGATACCAAATTCTACCTTTGATTTGTTATTGTTACTGAACATGAATGTAAAAGTGAGTTTGGTATTAAGGACCAACATAACATCATTTTTGAAAGCTGTGTATGTTAATGTTCACTTAATGACACTGGTGAATAAATTAGTTTATTAGTggtgttaatattaatgtagtgGTGTGAATAAAAACATATTGTTTGAAATGCATCTTTAGATTTTTGCCGCATGTTTTAACAACAACACggaaataaaaacattctgCGCTCTAGCAATAAATCTAATGTTACTATTTCTGACCCacagtcagatttttttttataaatattttgtacaagTCTGTAGAGTTCTGTGTAACCACTCCCCCTGCTGGCCAGTATTATTATGTTCAAAAACAGCtctgtatatttgtttttataacaagaGTAGACAAAAAAGTACTTATTTAAACACACTGTATAAGCAAGCTAAATAAAGACAGCATTTTGGGTGTGAGTATCACTGCATGGATATTTTAGGCAATTAATAGTATgtttatcttattttaaatataaatagcaTTGTACAGCCTGCAGAAAAGTTAACCAGCATTACACCCAACAATTGAGAAGCTAAAAAAAGagataatgacaaaataaagtTGTAGTgctatattatatttagtgctCATTTTAGTGATATAttcattgttattttgttaatatataattaacaattaacaaattaaactaGTTGGTGGAGAACACTTCTGTAGTCAAAGGTCAACACAGTCTGATCTTCACAAAGCTGAAATATTGTTGCAGTACAGTCAATAAGCTCtataaatgactaaaaactCAAGGCATGTTTTATATTAAGATATTCAACCACACCCAGTTTCATTATTTTTGCTTAAAAGGAATAATCCGGGTTAAATACCAGTTGAGATCTGTGACATGCCTCAGTTTGCAAAGAC
Encoded here:
- the selenot1a gene encoding thioredoxin reductase-like selenoprotein T1a isoform X2 — its product is MKMQFATGPLLKFQICVSUGYKRVFEEYTQVLYQRYPDIRIEGENYLPLPIYRHIASFMSMFKLFLIGVIILGKDPFALFGMQAPGIWVWSQENKIYACMMVFFFSNMIENQCMSTGAFEITLNDVPVWSKLESGHLPSMQQLVQILENEMKMNVHMDTLPHHRS
- the selenot1a gene encoding thioredoxin reductase-like selenoprotein T1a isoform X1, coding for MRWLPLSVVILWACSLYSASADNNGVKKMKMQFATGPLLKFQICVSUGYKRVFEEYTQVLYQRYPDIRIEGENYLPLPIYRHIASFMSMFKLFLIGVIILGKDPFALFGMQAPGIWVWSQENKIYACMMVFFFSNMIENQCMSTGAFEITLNDVPVWSKLESGHLPSMQQLVQILENEMKMNVHMDTLPHHRS
- the zgc:92744 gene encoding stress-associated endoplasmic reticulum protein 1, whose translation is MVAKQRIRMANEKHSKNITQRGNVKSSRNVSDDKVSVGPWLLALFIFVVCGSAIFQIIQSIRMGM
- the fuz gene encoding protein fuzzy homolog, with the translated sequence MLQAETLQLLCLTASSGVPLFSRGSTKQLPFSIIGSLNGVHMFGTGHGAQLSSCETDRGSRVVWGVFQESLMLIAVSGSGGSAISELQLRRLLENVWNCMVMVLGQDELANIRNVERLKRELRSCYRLIDMLLERVSDDQGFMGDLTQCADCLLPSNSGLLQEALDSFAQAAESEFGCLLVHGRVAQATEKWWSRLTSQEVVVLSILVHSLSSASSCDYPVFLPQGSPTVAIRLLSFQLLPGVHVCILCGPKPSLYKAENELVSRFWSTLVENLRICMEQADRSTLPPSVSLRWDVQALLLINRESRRAVTVCPRVRGGAPVEAVPLLSSERRLELLRLFYTFAMTRYFTSQETSVSPASPTSEDFSQGFTHVPVQCYLVTDECKCYGLQSPQHQLFLLMDLSVPTFALRTVATQTLSAITAATGF